The Catenuloplanes niger genome includes a window with the following:
- the mutM gene encoding bifunctional DNA-formamidopyrimidine glycosylase/DNA-(apurinic or apyrimidinic site) lyase codes for MPELPEVETVRTGLTPWVVGRRLHTVEVRHPRAIRRHVPGATHFADVLAGRTITDVRRRGKYLWLPLDSGDAIIGHLGMSGQLLIQPGEAPDETHLRVRFGFDDDGPELRFIDQRTFGGLSVSSGGAELPSEIAHIARDPLDPLFDDREFAARLRRRRTEIKRALLDQSLISGVGNIYADEALWRAKLHGARPTDALTGPAVARLLGHVRDVLSAAIKEGGTSFDALYVNVNGESGYFDRALNVYGQEGLPCARCGTAVRRESFMNRSSFSCPRCQPRPR; via the coding sequence GTGCCCGAACTTCCCGAGGTCGAGACCGTCCGCACGGGTCTGACCCCCTGGGTCGTCGGCCGCCGCCTGCACACGGTCGAGGTCCGCCATCCGCGCGCGATCCGCCGGCACGTGCCCGGCGCCACCCACTTCGCCGACGTGCTGGCCGGCCGCACGATCACCGACGTCCGCCGGCGCGGCAAGTACCTGTGGCTGCCGCTCGACTCCGGCGACGCGATCATCGGCCACCTCGGCATGTCCGGCCAGCTGCTGATCCAGCCCGGCGAGGCGCCGGACGAGACGCACCTGCGGGTCCGCTTCGGCTTCGACGACGACGGCCCCGAGCTGCGCTTCATCGACCAGCGCACGTTCGGTGGCCTGTCCGTCTCCAGTGGTGGCGCCGAACTGCCGTCGGAGATCGCGCACATCGCCCGCGACCCGCTGGACCCGCTCTTCGACGACCGCGAGTTCGCCGCGCGTCTGCGCCGCCGGCGCACCGAGATCAAGCGCGCGCTGCTCGACCAGTCGCTGATCTCCGGCGTCGGCAACATCTACGCCGACGAGGCGCTCTGGCGTGCGAAGCTGCACGGCGCCCGCCCCACCGACGCGCTCACCGGGCCGGCCGTCGCCCGCCTGCTCGGCCACGTCCGCGACGTCCTGTCCGCCGCGATCAAGGAGGGCGGCACCAGCTTCGACGCGCTCTACGTCAACGTCAACGGCGAGTCCGGCTACTTCGACCGCGCGCTCAACGTCTACGGCCAGGAGGGCCTGCCCTGCGCCCGCTGCGGCACCGCCGTCCGCCGCGAGTCCTTCATGAACCGGTCCAGCTTCAGCTGCCCGCGCTGCCAGCCCAGACCCCGATAA
- a CDS encoding CAP domain-containing protein encodes MSRRAERATSQRELPRAEEITSGGRHKAKKVRKARRLPGGTAGLVALVAAVLAIFGLAAYMLPPNVSGGSADGTVDAASANRDDVAADPAAARGADRPAGEISGEAMFGANPASPSPSPSPSAAPKASAPAAPAPPEETEPEQDGDDDGGSGDAGSGGDSGGDSGGDSGNSGGGGATDGITSLENAVTKIVNARRAEAGCGAVTNNEKLRTAARGHSQDMADQNYFNHTSADGRSPWDRSKAAGYQNAIGENIAKGQQTAEQVMESWMNSDGHRKNILNCDAKETGVGLAYDGNTPIWTQMFGAGS; translated from the coding sequence GTGTCACGGCGAGCCGAGCGAGCGACGAGCCAGCGAGAGCTGCCCCGGGCCGAGGAGATCACCTCCGGTGGGCGGCACAAGGCGAAGAAGGTCCGGAAGGCGCGCCGGCTGCCCGGCGGCACCGCGGGGCTGGTGGCTCTGGTCGCGGCCGTCCTGGCGATCTTCGGGCTGGCAGCCTACATGCTGCCGCCGAACGTGTCCGGCGGGTCCGCGGACGGCACGGTCGACGCCGCGAGCGCGAACCGTGACGACGTCGCCGCCGACCCGGCCGCGGCGCGCGGGGCCGACCGTCCCGCGGGAGAGATCAGCGGCGAGGCGATGTTCGGTGCGAACCCGGCCTCGCCGTCGCCGAGCCCGTCGCCGTCCGCCGCGCCGAAGGCCAGCGCACCGGCCGCGCCCGCGCCGCCCGAGGAGACCGAGCCGGAGCAGGACGGCGACGACGACGGTGGGAGCGGCGACGCCGGGAGTGGCGGCGACAGCGGTGGCGACAGCGGCGGCGACAGCGGGAACTCGGGTGGTGGCGGTGCCACCGACGGGATCACGTCGCTGGAGAACGCGGTCACCAAGATCGTGAACGCGCGGCGCGCGGAGGCCGGCTGCGGCGCGGTCACGAACAACGAGAAGCTGCGCACCGCGGCGCGCGGTCACAGCCAGGACATGGCGGACCAGAACTACTTCAACCACACCAGCGCGGACGGGCGGTCGCCGTGGGACCGGTCCAAGGCCGCCGGCTACCAGAACGCGATCGGCGAGAACATCGCGAAGGGCCAGCAGACCGCCGAGCAGGTCATGGAGTCGTGGATGAACAGCGACGGCCACCGCAAGAACATCCTCAACTGCGATGCCAAGGAGACCGGGGTCGGCCTCGCCTACGACGGCAACACGCCGATCTGGACCCAGATGTTCGGCGCCGGCAGCTGA
- the smc gene encoding chromosome segregation protein SMC — protein MHLKSLTVKGFKSFASATTMRLEPGITCVVGPNGSGKSNVVDAIAWVLGEQGAKALRGGKMEDVIFAGTAGRAPLGRAEVTLTIDNTDGALPIDYTEVSITRRMFRSGESEYEINGNGCRLLDIQELLSDSGIGREMHIIVGQGRLDSMLHAKPEDRRSFIEEAAGVLKHRKRKEKAIRKLDAMQVNLNRLTDLTAELRRQLKPLGRQAEVARRAAGIQSDLRDARLRLLADDLTTLRTTLEKEIADEAALRTRRGELEKENEIAQRRLATLEAAHAEDAPLLAAAQDAWYKLSALQERFRSTEQLAGERLRHLSAPGEEERPGRDPDMLEAQAEEVRAQEEELREALEEDKARLAEAIEARQDMERQLADAERALRTAAKAIADRREGLAKLTGQVNAAQARSSTAQEEISRLVTAHTDAAERAERAQAAVDAVSAESTEADRDNADLDARHAEAVAAHDAASAVVRQLSEAERKAEKDAASWKAREEALAMGLKRKDGAGALLAKAGQVPGLLGSLAGMLSVRPGHEAALAAALGVLADAVAVTGVDEAVEAMRTLKISDAGRAAMLVAGEAGPGDLGSLDALRPALPDGALWAPDLITCAEQVRPAVHRALRDVVFVPDLESAARIAASNSELRAVTPEGDVLGAFAAAGGSGKAVSYIEVQAAVDEAKANREAAEETIAGLKSELAEAREEVAARKEEVQVAAAAKREAESQRNAAARRLAELGAAARSAKAETDRLAASRAKAEQAREQDLMRLEELEERLRVAEEMPLDEEPSTDERDILAASVPQARQNEMEVRLAVRTAEERVSSISGRADSLLRQANAERQARERAAARKAARARGAAIARAVVTGAGAALTRIVASLETAARSRDEIAATRSAREAELSEVRSVAKQLAGELERLTSEVHRDEVARAEQRLRLEQLEAKAAEDFSLDVETLTSEYGPQNPVPPSQADVAAAERDGKPVPEPAPFHRPTQEKRAAKAERDLTLLGKVNPLALEEFAALEERFKFLSDQLEDLKATRKDLLTVVKDVDDRILEVFTSAFEDTAREFEHVFQVLFPGGEGRLILTDPEDMLTTGVEVEARPPGKKIKRLSLLSGGERSLTAVAMLCAIFRARPSPFYIMDEVEAALDDVNLGRLITLFEQLRERSQLIIITHQKRTMEVADALYGITMRAGVTEVISQKLVKENADA, from the coding sequence GTGCATCTCAAGAGCCTGACGGTGAAGGGCTTCAAGTCCTTCGCCAGCGCCACCACCATGCGCCTGGAGCCCGGCATCACCTGTGTGGTGGGCCCGAACGGCTCCGGCAAGTCGAACGTCGTGGACGCGATCGCCTGGGTGCTCGGCGAGCAGGGCGCGAAGGCGCTGCGCGGCGGCAAGATGGAAGACGTGATCTTCGCCGGCACGGCCGGCCGCGCGCCGCTCGGTCGCGCCGAGGTCACGCTCACCATCGACAACACCGACGGCGCGCTGCCGATCGACTACACCGAGGTCTCGATCACCCGCCGGATGTTCCGGTCCGGCGAGAGCGAATACGAGATCAACGGCAACGGCTGCCGGCTGCTCGACATCCAGGAGCTGCTCTCCGACTCCGGCATCGGCCGCGAGATGCACATCATCGTCGGCCAGGGCCGGCTGGACAGCATGCTGCACGCGAAGCCGGAGGACCGCCGCTCGTTCATCGAGGAGGCGGCCGGTGTCCTCAAGCACCGCAAGCGGAAAGAGAAGGCGATCCGCAAGCTGGACGCCATGCAGGTCAACCTGAACCGGCTGACCGACCTGACCGCTGAGCTGCGCCGCCAGCTCAAACCGCTCGGCCGCCAGGCCGAGGTGGCCCGCCGCGCCGCCGGCATCCAGTCCGACCTGCGCGACGCCCGCCTCCGGCTGCTCGCGGACGACCTCACCACGCTGCGCACCACGCTGGAGAAGGAGATCGCGGACGAGGCCGCGCTCCGCACCCGCCGCGGTGAGCTGGAGAAGGAGAACGAGATCGCCCAGCGGCGGCTCGCCACGCTGGAGGCCGCGCACGCGGAGGACGCGCCACTGCTCGCGGCCGCGCAGGACGCCTGGTACAAGCTGTCCGCGTTGCAGGAACGCTTCCGTTCCACCGAGCAGCTGGCCGGCGAGCGGCTGCGGCACCTGTCCGCGCCCGGCGAGGAGGAGCGGCCCGGCCGCGACCCGGACATGCTGGAGGCGCAGGCCGAGGAGGTCCGGGCGCAGGAGGAGGAACTCCGCGAGGCGCTGGAGGAGGACAAGGCCCGGCTGGCCGAGGCGATCGAGGCCCGGCAGGACATGGAGCGCCAGCTCGCGGACGCGGAGCGGGCACTGCGCACCGCCGCGAAGGCGATCGCGGACCGCCGGGAGGGCCTGGCGAAGCTGACCGGCCAGGTCAACGCGGCCCAGGCCCGGTCGTCCACCGCGCAGGAGGAGATCTCCCGGCTGGTCACCGCGCACACCGACGCGGCCGAGCGGGCCGAGCGGGCCCAGGCCGCGGTGGACGCGGTCTCCGCCGAGTCGACCGAGGCCGACCGGGACAACGCGGATCTCGACGCCCGGCACGCCGAGGCGGTCGCCGCGCACGACGCCGCGTCCGCCGTGGTCCGCCAGCTCTCCGAGGCCGAGCGCAAGGCGGAGAAGGACGCGGCCAGCTGGAAGGCGCGCGAGGAGGCCCTCGCGATGGGCCTCAAGCGCAAGGACGGCGCCGGCGCGCTGCTGGCCAAGGCCGGGCAGGTCCCGGGCCTGCTGGGCAGCCTGGCCGGCATGCTGAGCGTGCGCCCCGGGCACGAGGCCGCGCTCGCCGCCGCGCTCGGCGTGCTGGCCGACGCGGTCGCGGTGACCGGCGTGGACGAGGCCGTGGAGGCGATGCGCACGCTCAAGATCTCCGACGCCGGCCGGGCCGCGATGCTGGTCGCGGGCGAGGCCGGCCCCGGCGACCTGGGCTCGCTCGACGCGCTGCGGCCCGCGCTACCGGACGGCGCGCTCTGGGCCCCCGACCTGATCACCTGCGCCGAGCAGGTCCGTCCCGCGGTCCACCGGGCGCTGCGCGACGTGGTCTTCGTGCCCGACCTGGAGTCCGCGGCCCGGATCGCGGCGAGCAATTCGGAGCTGCGCGCGGTCACGCCGGAGGGCGACGTGCTCGGCGCGTTCGCCGCGGCCGGCGGCTCCGGCAAGGCGGTCAGCTACATCGAGGTGCAGGCCGCGGTCGACGAGGCGAAGGCGAACCGGGAAGCGGCCGAGGAGACCATCGCGGGGCTGAAGTCGGAGCTGGCCGAGGCGCGCGAGGAGGTGGCCGCGCGCAAGGAAGAGGTGCAGGTCGCGGCCGCGGCCAAGCGCGAGGCGGAGAGCCAGCGCAACGCGGCCGCCCGCCGGCTCGCCGAGCTGGGCGCCGCCGCGCGCTCCGCCAAGGCCGAGACCGACCGGCTCGCCGCCTCCCGCGCCAAGGCCGAGCAGGCCCGCGAGCAGGACCTGATGCGCCTGGAGGAGCTGGAGGAACGGCTGCGCGTCGCGGAGGAGATGCCGCTGGACGAGGAGCCCTCCACGGATGAGCGGGACATACTGGCCGCGAGTGTGCCGCAGGCCCGGCAGAACGAGATGGAGGTGCGGCTCGCCGTCCGTACCGCCGAGGAACGGGTCTCGTCCATCTCCGGCCGGGCCGACTCGCTGCTCCGGCAGGCGAACGCGGAACGCCAGGCCAGGGAACGCGCCGCGGCGCGCAAGGCGGCCCGCGCCCGTGGTGCGGCCATCGCCCGCGCGGTGGTGACCGGCGCGGGTGCGGCGCTCACCCGGATCGTCGCGTCGCTGGAGACGGCCGCGCGGAGCCGCGACGAGATCGCCGCCACCCGGTCCGCGCGCGAGGCCGAGCTCTCCGAGGTCCGTTCGGTCGCCAAGCAGCTCGCCGGCGAGCTGGAGCGGCTGACCAGCGAGGTGCACCGGGACGAGGTGGCCCGCGCGGAGCAGCGGCTGCGCCTGGAGCAGCTGGAGGCGAAGGCGGCCGAGGACTTCTCGCTCGACGTCGAGACGCTGACCAGCGAGTACGGTCCGCAGAACCCGGTGCCGCCGAGCCAGGCCGACGTCGCCGCCGCGGAGCGGGACGGCAAGCCGGTCCCGGAGCCGGCGCCGTTCCACCGGCCGACGCAGGAGAAGCGCGCGGCCAAGGCGGAACGTGACCTGACGCTGCTCGGCAAGGTCAACCCGCTGGCGCTGGAGGAGTTCGCGGCGCTGGAGGAGCGGTTCAAGTTCCTCTCCGACCAGCTCGAGGACCTCAAGGCGACCCGCAAGGACCTGCTCACCGTGGTCAAGGACGTGGACGACCGGATCCTGGAGGTCTTCACGTCCGCGTTCGAGGACACCGCGCGCGAGTTCGAGCACGTGTTCCAGGTGCTCTTCCCGGGCGGCGAGGGCCGGCTGATCCTGACCGACCCGGAGGACATGCTCACCACCGGCGTCGAGGTCGAGGCGCGCCCGCCCGGCAAGAAGATCAAGCGGCTGTCGCTGCTGTCCGGCGGCGAGCGCTCGCTCACCGCCGTGGCCATGCTCTGCGCGATCTTCCGGGCCCGCCCCAGCCCGTTCTACATCATGGACGAGGTCGAGGCCGCGCTGGACGACGTGAACCTCGGCCGTCTGATCACGCTGTTCGAGCAGCTCCGGGAGCGTTCGCAGCTGATCATCATCACCCACCAGAAGCGGACCATGGAGGTCGCGGACGCGCTCTACGGCATCACCATGCGCGCCGGCGTCACCGAGGTCATCAGCCAGAAGCTCGTCAAGGAGAATGCGGATGCGTAG
- a CDS encoding HAD family hydrolase — protein MRRQRARALLVDLDGVLRHVPDIKLQEIEQRYGMEPGRLLDTATVWGRMQPALVGEVSHAQWMSVVADELTFAAGGPERARAAVHEWQAERGVVDQSMLAFLRDVRAAGLPVGIATNGTDALPADLDALGLTGEVDVVVNSSVVGVHKPAKGFFVAACQALQLPPSLVFFIDADDRAVRGARAAGLSALRWSGPDDLRYVRAALDL, from the coding sequence ATGCGTAGGCAGCGGGCACGTGCCCTGCTCGTCGACCTGGACGGCGTGCTCCGGCACGTACCGGACATCAAGCTCCAGGAGATCGAGCAACGGTACGGGATGGAGCCCGGCCGGCTCCTGGACACCGCGACCGTGTGGGGCCGCATGCAGCCCGCGCTGGTCGGCGAGGTGTCGCACGCCCAGTGGATGTCCGTCGTCGCGGACGAGCTGACGTTCGCGGCCGGCGGCCCCGAGCGGGCGCGCGCGGCCGTCCACGAATGGCAGGCCGAGCGCGGCGTCGTCGACCAGAGCATGCTGGCGTTCCTGCGCGACGTGCGGGCCGCCGGGCTGCCGGTCGGCATAGCCACGAACGGCACCGACGCGCTCCCCGCCGACCTGGACGCGCTGGGCCTGACCGGCGAGGTCGACGTGGTGGTCAACTCGTCCGTGGTCGGCGTGCACAAGCCGGCCAAGGGGTTCTTCGTCGCGGCCTGCCAGGCCCTCCAGCTGCCACCGTCGCTGGTGTTCTTCATCGACGCCGACGACCGCGCGGTCCGCGGCGCCCGCGCCGCCGGCCTCTCCGCACTCCGCTGGAGCGGCCCGGACGATCTCCGCTACGTCCGGGCCGCCCTCGACCTCTAG
- a CDS encoding DinB family protein — MDWTAPAIARASEPFVAPEREMLEGWLDWHRQTLLTKCAGLTVEQLRTASVEPSILTLLGLVRHMAEVERWWFRVFTGVAPDLDDIYCTPDQRDGDFENVADADAERDLATFVAETEEARAAVKGVPLDHIYRHPTDGTERNLRWIYVHMIEEYARHNGHADFLRERIDGVTGD, encoded by the coding sequence ATCGATTGGACCGCGCCGGCCATCGCGCGCGCCTCGGAGCCCTTTGTCGCACCGGAGCGGGAGATGCTGGAGGGCTGGCTGGACTGGCACCGGCAGACGTTGCTCACCAAGTGCGCGGGGCTGACCGTGGAGCAGTTGAGAACCGCGAGTGTGGAGCCGTCGATCCTCACGCTGCTCGGCCTGGTGCGGCACATGGCCGAGGTGGAGCGGTGGTGGTTCCGCGTCTTCACCGGGGTGGCACCGGATCTCGACGACATCTACTGCACGCCGGACCAGCGCGACGGCGACTTCGAGAACGTCGCGGACGCGGACGCGGAGCGGGACCTCGCCACCTTCGTCGCGGAGACGGAGGAGGCGCGGGCAGCCGTCAAGGGCGTCCCGCTCGACCACATCTACCGGCACCCCACGGACGGGACCGAGCGCAACCTGCGCTGGATCTACGTGCACATGATCGAGGAGTACGCCCGGCACAACGGCCACGCCGACTTCCTGCGCGAGCGCATCGACGGCGTGACCGGCGACTGA
- a CDS encoding undecaprenyl-diphosphate phosphatase, producing the protein MNILEAVLLGAVEGFTEFLPVSSTGHLTILEKLLGYQIDAPDITAFTAIIQSGAVLATLLYLRGDILRIIKAWFLGLFKAENRGTPDYRFSWAVILGSVPIAIIGLLFKDQIETTLRSLWFVGTALIVWSFVMWFADRAATQTRHEADVTWKDTLIIGVTQCLALIPGVSRSGATMSAGLLRDLDRVTVTRLSFFLSIPALTAATLLQVVTEFENISNGVGWVNTLVATVVSFIVAYFAVNWLLKFVAKHSYTVFIVYRIVLGTIVLALVATNTISAT; encoded by the coding sequence GTGAACATCCTCGAAGCGGTGCTGCTCGGCGCCGTCGAAGGCTTCACCGAGTTCCTGCCGGTCTCCAGCACGGGTCACCTCACGATCCTGGAGAAGCTGCTCGGTTACCAGATCGACGCACCGGACATCACCGCGTTCACCGCGATCATCCAGTCCGGCGCGGTGCTGGCCACGCTGCTCTACCTGCGCGGCGACATCCTCCGGATCATCAAGGCCTGGTTCCTGGGCCTGTTCAAGGCGGAGAACCGCGGCACCCCCGACTACCGGTTCAGCTGGGCGGTCATCCTCGGCTCGGTCCCGATCGCGATCATCGGTCTGCTCTTCAAGGACCAGATCGAGACCACGCTGCGCAGCCTCTGGTTCGTCGGCACCGCGCTGATCGTCTGGAGCTTCGTCATGTGGTTCGCCGACCGCGCGGCCACCCAGACCCGCCACGAGGCCGACGTGACCTGGAAGGACACGCTGATCATCGGCGTCACCCAGTGTCTCGCGCTGATCCCCGGCGTCTCCCGCTCCGGCGCCACCATGTCCGCCGGTCTGCTCCGCGACCTCGACCGCGTCACGGTCACCCGGCTGTCGTTCTTCCTGTCCATCCCGGCGCTGACCGCGGCCACGCTGCTGCAGGTCGTCACCGAGTTCGAGAACATCTCCAACGGCGTCGGCTGGGTCAACACGCTGGTCGCGACCGTGGTCAGCTTCATCGTGGCGTACTTCGCGGTCAACTGGCTGCTCAAGTTCGTCGCCAAGCACAGCTACACGGTCTTCATCGTCTACCGCATCGTGCTCGGCACGATCGTCCTCGCCCTGGTCGCGACCAACACCATCTCGGCCACGTAG
- a CDS encoding HAMP domain-containing sensor histidine kinase encodes MRAALARLALAVTSMVALSFVVPLALVVMEIAEDRALADARQQAVGMVAALTVTDDPDVLTRAMAATAAGADNRLAVHLPGAPPMGTSVADAGDVELVESRRQATTAVVPGGQVYLQATAIDGNRTAVIEVFVPDADLRRGVDVAWAAMAGMSLVLVAGSVFVADRIGVRLVRAARSLAGAARAFGAKDLSVRVTPAGPPELREAATAFNTMADRMIRFIDKERELASDLSHRLHTPLTALRLDADRIPPGPVADRVRQAVSDLQHEIDEIISGARRPVTERTDAQTDLVEVLADRLSFWAVLADDHGRPWQVVGADRPVWVSVPEEDLIGVVDALIGNVFEHTPQGTPFLVTVSDDALTVSDAGPGIRDPRAALQRGHSGGGSTGLGLSIVHRVATELGGGVHIDRGQLGGARVTLHLKPADAHALS; translated from the coding sequence TTGAGGGCCGCACTCGCCCGGCTGGCGCTGGCCGTGACGTCGATGGTGGCGCTGTCGTTCGTCGTACCGCTGGCCCTGGTCGTCATGGAGATCGCCGAGGACCGCGCGCTCGCGGACGCGCGCCAGCAGGCGGTCGGCATGGTCGCGGCGCTGACCGTGACGGACGATCCGGACGTGCTCACCCGCGCCATGGCCGCGACCGCCGCCGGGGCCGACAACCGGCTGGCCGTGCACCTGCCCGGCGCGCCGCCGATGGGCACCAGCGTGGCCGACGCCGGCGACGTGGAGCTGGTGGAGTCGCGCCGGCAGGCGACCACCGCGGTCGTGCCCGGCGGCCAGGTCTACCTGCAGGCGACCGCGATCGACGGGAACCGTACCGCCGTGATCGAGGTCTTCGTGCCGGACGCCGACCTGCGCCGCGGCGTCGACGTGGCCTGGGCCGCGATGGCCGGGATGTCGCTCGTCCTGGTGGCCGGCTCGGTGTTCGTCGCGGACCGGATCGGCGTCCGGCTGGTCCGCGCCGCCCGCTCACTGGCCGGCGCGGCCCGCGCGTTCGGCGCCAAGGACCTCTCCGTGCGCGTCACCCCGGCCGGCCCGCCGGAGCTGCGCGAGGCCGCGACCGCGTTCAACACCATGGCCGACCGCATGATCCGGTTCATCGACAAGGAGCGGGAGCTCGCGTCCGACCTGTCGCACCGGCTGCACACGCCGCTGACCGCGCTGCGCCTGGACGCGGACCGCATCCCGCCCGGCCCGGTCGCGGACCGCGTACGGCAGGCGGTGTCGGATCTCCAACACGAGATCGACGAGATCATCAGCGGCGCGCGGCGGCCGGTCACGGAGCGTACCGACGCGCAGACCGATCTGGTCGAGGTGCTCGCCGACCGGCTGTCCTTCTGGGCCGTGCTCGCGGATGACCACGGCCGCCCCTGGCAGGTCGTCGGCGCGGACCGGCCGGTCTGGGTCAGCGTGCCCGAGGAGGACCTGATCGGCGTGGTCGACGCGCTCATCGGCAACGTCTTCGAACACACCCCGCAGGGCACTCCGTTCCTGGTCACGGTCTCGGACGACGCGCTCACCGTGTCCGACGCCGGCCCCGGCATCCGCGACCCGCGCGCGGCTCTCCAGCGCGGCCACAGCGGCGGCGGCTCCACCGGGCTCGGCCTGTCGATCGTCCACCGGGTCGCCACCGAGCTCGGCGGCGGCGTCCACATCGACCGTGGGCAGCTCGGCGGTGCGCGGGTCACCCTGCACCTCAAGCCGGCCGACGCGCACGCGCTATCTTGA
- a CDS encoding response regulator transcription factor — MPLVLLVDDDPTVRGAIAHTLTDLGHAVRAVGSAMEALQEITHNQPDLVILDLGLPDIDGADALRMLRTICDVPVIVATGRRGELDIIRLLNAGADDYVVKPFSTAHLAARVTAVLRRGRPAAPERSSEPVRVGGLCVDPSRRTITLDGEVLKLTRKEYELLAYLAGRAGQVVTRKELVTEVWRAPYAGFEKTLDVHISWLRRKLGETAAQPRLLHAVRGVGIMLADHS, encoded by the coding sequence ATGCCCCTCGTCCTGCTCGTCGACGACGACCCCACGGTGCGCGGCGCCATCGCGCATACGCTGACCGACCTCGGACACGCCGTCCGCGCGGTCGGCAGTGCCATGGAGGCGCTGCAGGAGATCACCCACAATCAACCTGACCTGGTCATTCTCGACCTCGGCCTGCCCGACATCGACGGCGCGGACGCGTTGCGCATGCTGCGTACGATCTGCGACGTGCCGGTCATCGTCGCCACCGGACGGCGCGGTGAGCTGGACATCATCCGCCTGCTCAACGCGGGTGCGGACGACTACGTGGTGAAGCCGTTCTCCACCGCGCACCTGGCCGCCCGGGTCACCGCGGTGCTGCGCCGGGGCCGTCCGGCCGCGCCGGAGCGCAGCTCGGAGCCGGTCCGGGTGGGTGGACTGTGCGTCGACCCGTCCCGCCGAACCATCACGCTCGACGGCGAGGTCCTGAAACTCACCCGAAAGGAGTACGAGCTGCTCGCCTACCTCGCCGGCCGCGCCGGACAGGTGGTCACCCGCAAGGAACTGGTGACCGAGGTGTGGCGCGCGCCGTACGCCGGCTTCGAGAAGACGCTCGACGTGCACATCTCGTGGCTGCGCCGAAAGCTCGGTGAGACCGCCGCCCAGCCCCGCCTGCTGCACGCCGTCCGCGGCGTCGGCATCATGCTGGCCGATCACAGTTGA
- a CDS encoding DNA mismatch repair protein MutL, with protein sequence MRIWQLGGGAVAWVLATVLGAVTMWVGLRPVLNTALPDRAIPLSASDLRRLSPAPVPPVGTLAPEPTRSVTPSATPSSPVAEPPVPSPSRTASRSSAPTAEAAPAAPKQTVVNGWTATETGGKVTYVRSFKVDGGQAVIQIVDRVVSLVSATPATGFAADTAQPSPERLVVRFTGAGRAYTIDALWFNNGPFHEVTES encoded by the coding sequence GTGCGGATCTGGCAGCTGGGCGGCGGGGCGGTGGCATGGGTTCTGGCCACCGTGCTCGGGGCCGTGACGATGTGGGTGGGCTTACGCCCCGTGTTGAACACGGCGCTGCCCGATCGCGCCATTCCGTTGAGTGCGTCGGATCTGCGCAGGTTATCGCCCGCTCCGGTGCCGCCGGTCGGAACGCTCGCGCCGGAGCCGACACGCTCGGTGACACCGTCGGCCACGCCGTCATCGCCCGTCGCGGAGCCCCCGGTGCCGTCGCCGAGCCGGACCGCGAGCCGTAGTAGCGCTCCCACGGCCGAGGCCGCGCCCGCCGCGCCGAAGCAGACGGTCGTCAACGGCTGGACCGCGACCGAAACCGGCGGCAAAGTAACATATGTCCGAAGTTTCAAGGTTGACGGCGGGCAGGCGGTGATCCAGATCGTGGACCGGGTGGTGAGCCTGGTGTCCGCGACGCCCGCGACCGGGTTCGCCGCGGACACCGCGCAGCCGTCGCCGGAGCGCCTCGTGGTGCGGTTCACCGGTGCCGGCCGGGCCTACACGATCGACGCGCTCTGGTTCAACAACGGGCCGTTCCACGAGGTCACGGAGTCGTGA